Genomic DNA from bacterium:
GGATGATCGAAGCTAGCAGTCGGGAGTTCCCGTGAAGATCTTGGTTATCGCGCCGCACGCCGACGACGAGACCCTGGCCATGGGTGGAACTCTGGCCCGCTTTGCCAAGGAAGGGCATGAGGTCACGGTCGCGGTGATCACGGGACACGGCGAGGCCGATCATCCGCTCTGGCCGCAGTCGGTCTGGGAGACGGTACGCGCTGAGGCCCGCCAGGCGATGTCGGTTCTGGGAGTCAAGGAGCCTCTCTTCGAGGAAGTACCGGCGGCTCTGGTGGCGGAGGAGCCGGTTTGGAAGCTCAACCGAATCACGGATGCGCTGGTCTCGCGCGTTCAACCGGACGCTCTGTATGTTCCGTTTCCCTTCGATCTGCACAAGGACCACCGGGAGATCTTTCATTCACTTTCGGTCGCCTGGCGGCCGTCTTCGGAGACCGGCCGTGGCATCCGTGAGGTCTACTGCTACGAGACGCAGTCCGAGACCCACTGGAGCATCCCTTACGTCGAGGCCGGCTTCCTCCCCACTTGCTGGGTCGACATCAGCGAAACGCTCGAGACCAAGCTCGAGGCCGCCGCCTGTTACCAGAGCCAGATCCGCCCCGAGCCGGATGCCCGATCGCTGGAGGCGTTGCGGGCGCTGGCGGTCTGGAGAGGGTCCCAGGTCGGCGTCAAGGCCGCCGAGGCCTTCGTGGCGGTGCGGTTGCTCCGGTAGGCGACGCTGAGGTGCCGACTCGCCAGGGCAGCCGGCCAGGGGCCGCCT
This window encodes:
- a CDS encoding PIG-L family deacetylase, with amino-acid sequence MGGTLARFAKEGHEVTVAVITGHGEADHPLWPQSVWETVRAEARQAMSVLGVKEPLFEEVPAALVAEEPVWKLNRITDALVSRVQPDALYVPFPFDLHKDHREIFHSLSVAWRPSSETGRGIREVYCYETQSETHWSIPYVEAGFLPTCWVDISETLETKLEAAACYQSQIRPEPDARSLEALRALAVWRGSQVGVKAAEAFVAVRLLR